The DNA region AAATTCGTACGCACAAGCGTCTTATGCAGATTATCGACCCCACCGAGAAGACCGTCGACGCCCTGTCGAAGCTCGATCTTCCGGCCGGTGTCGAAGTCCAGATTCGCGTCAACTAAGGCGAGGATCAGACTAATGACTATTGGTATTGTTGGGCGCAAGGCGGGCATGACCCGCGTGTTCACGGCGGCGGGTGAGTCCATCCCGGTCACCGTGATCGAATGCACTCCGAATCGCGTCACTCAAGTCAAGACTGTGGAAACCGACGGCTATCGCGCCGTTCAGGTCACCGCAGGCGAGAAGAAGTCTAGCCACGTTTCCAAGCCGCTCGCGGGCCACTACAAGAAGGCCGGTGTTGCTGCGGGTCGCGGGCTCTGGGAATTCCGTCTCGATGACAGCCAGGGTGCCGATCTGGTCCCGGGTTCGGAGATCACCGTGACTTCGTTCGAAGGTGTCAAGGCCGTCGACGTGGCAGGTGTGAGCATCGGCAAGGGCTTCGCAGGTGTTCAGAAGCGCTGGAATTTCGGCGGCGGTCGTGCCAGCCACGGTAACTCGCTGTCGCATCGCGTGCCGGGCTCCATTGGTCAGCGCCAGAGCCCGGGCAAGGTCTGGAAGGGCAAGAAGATGGCCGGCCACATGGGTTCGGACAACATCAGTGCCCTGAATCTGGACGTGGTCCGCATCGACGTCGAGCGCAATCTGCTGCTCGTCAAGGGCGCCGTGCCCGGACACAAGGGTGCCGACGTCGTCGTGCATCCGACGGTCAAGTAAGTAGTTCATTGGACTGGGCGACATGGATCTCCAACTACATTCAAGCAACACCACGCTGAACGTGGCCGACGCCGTTTTCGGCGTTGACTACAACGAAGCGCTCGTGCACCAGGTTGTGACTGCCTATCTGAATGGCAGCCGCGCCGGTACCAAGGCGCAGAAGTCGAAAGCGATGGTGCGTGGTGGCGGCAAGAAGCCGTGGAAGCAGAAGGGCACGGGCCAGGCTCGCGCCGGTTCGATCCGCAGCCCGCTGTGGCGTGGTGGTGGCAAGACGTTCGCCGCCGTGCCGCGCGATCACAGCCAGAAGGTCAACAAGAAGATGTATCGCGGTGCAATCCGCTCGATCATCTCCGAACTGAACCGCAATGGCTCGCTGATCATCGCTGATTCATTCACGGTGGAAGCCGCGAAGACGAAGACGCTGATCGAGAAGCTGAACGTGGTCGGTGCCAACGACATCCTGATCGTGACCGATACCCTCGATCACAACCTGTTCCTGTCGGCGCGCAACCTGCACCGCGTGAACGTGGTTGATGTCAACGGCATCAATCCGGTCTCGCTGCTGTCATTCAAGAAGGTGCTTCTGACCGCTCCGGCCGTCAAGAAGCTGGAGGCCTGGCTGTCATGAGCAAGATCAAGATCTCGGGCGAACGCCTGCACCAGCTGATCCTGGCGCCGGTCGTCTCGGAAAAGAGCACGCGCGCTGCCGAAAAGAGCAACGAAGCCGTGTTCAAGGTTCTGCGCGATGCCAAGAAGCCGGAAATCAAGGCGGCGATCGAAAAGCTTTTCAACGTCAAGGTTGAAGCGGTTCGGACGCTGAACGTGAAGGGCAAGGTCAAGCGTTTCGGCGGTGCCACCGGCGTTCGTTCCGACTGGAAGAAAGCCTACGTGACGCTCGCCCAAGGTCAGGAAATTGATTTCCTGGCTGGCGCCAACAGCTAATCGGAGCGACGAGAAATGCCACTCCAGAAAATGAAACCGACCAGCCCAGGTCGCCGTCACGTGGTTTCAGTGACGCACCCGGAGCTGTTCAAGGGCCGTCCGTATGCGCCGCTGCTCGAGTCCAAGCACTCGAACGGTGGTCGCAACAACCACGGCCACATCACCACGCGTCATCAGGGCGGCGGTCACAAGCAGCACTATCGCCTGATCGATTTCAAGCGTGACAAGGATTCGATCGCGGCCAAGGTCGAGCGGATTGAATACGATCCGAACCGCAGCGCGCACATCGCGCTCCTGCTGTACAAGGATGGCGAGCGTCGTTACATCATCGCGCCGAAGGGCGTGAGCGTTGGCGATGCGATCCAGTCCGGTTCGGATGCGCCGATCAAGCCGGGCAACAGCCTGCCGATCCGCAACATCCCGGTCGGTTCGACGATTCACTGCATCGAGCTGCGTATCGGCAAGGGCGCCCAGCTAGCGCGCTCGGCCGGTGCCGCCGTGCAGCTGGTCGCTCGCGAAGGTGAGTACGCGAC from Nevskia ramosa DSM 11499 includes:
- the rplW gene encoding 50S ribosomal protein L23, encoding MSGERLHQLILAPVVSEKSTRAAEKSNEAVFKVLRDAKKPEIKAAIEKLFNVKVEAVRTLNVKGKVKRFGGATGVRSDWKKAYVTLAQGQEIDFLAGANS
- the rplB gene encoding 50S ribosomal protein L2, which translates into the protein MPLQKMKPTSPGRRHVVSVTHPELFKGRPYAPLLESKHSNGGRNNHGHITTRHQGGGHKQHYRLIDFKRDKDSIAAKVERIEYDPNRSAHIALLLYKDGERRYIIAPKGVSVGDAIQSGSDAPIKPGNSLPIRNIPVGSTIHCIELRIGKGAQLARSAGAAVQLVAREGEYATVRLRSGEMRLVHTECRATLGEVSNSEHNLRHYGKAGAKRWKGIRPTVRGVVMNPVDHPHGGGEGKSGQGNPHPVSPWGQKAKGLKTRNNKRTQKFIVRSRHKK
- the rplD gene encoding 50S ribosomal protein L4 yields the protein MDLQLHSSNTTLNVADAVFGVDYNEALVHQVVTAYLNGSRAGTKAQKSKAMVRGGGKKPWKQKGTGQARAGSIRSPLWRGGGKTFAAVPRDHSQKVNKKMYRGAIRSIISELNRNGSLIIADSFTVEAAKTKTLIEKLNVVGANDILIVTDTLDHNLFLSARNLHRVNVVDVNGINPVSLLSFKKVLLTAPAVKKLEAWLS
- the rplC gene encoding 50S ribosomal protein L3; translated protein: MTIGIVGRKAGMTRVFTAAGESIPVTVIECTPNRVTQVKTVETDGYRAVQVTAGEKKSSHVSKPLAGHYKKAGVAAGRGLWEFRLDDSQGADLVPGSEITVTSFEGVKAVDVAGVSIGKGFAGVQKRWNFGGGRASHGNSLSHRVPGSIGQRQSPGKVWKGKKMAGHMGSDNISALNLDVVRIDVERNLLLVKGAVPGHKGADVVVHPTVK